The Ananas comosus cultivar F153 unplaced genomic scaffold, ASM154086v1, whole genome shotgun sequence DNA segment TGGACAGCCATAAAATCTCCGACCCGGATTGTTTTGTGTCCAAGAGGTCTTAATCGTACAGGGCAATCCACAATGGCAGAGCGGTGTGGATTGGTTGCTTCGACTGCTCGAAGTTGTAAAGCTTGAATCTATCTAACttgtaatattataaaaataagaaatgcaTACAAACTGACGCAATATTACGACAGATAGTTAGTacaaatattgaatataaatctGGCACATAccgtaaaataatttaaaaactttaaataccagaGTTATATGTACATAACATCAATAGCGGAGCTTATTATCTAATATATACTATTGTAGGTGGAGAATCAACAAAATTATCATCACTATCACAACTAATATATGTCCTAATCAGTCGAGGTTCACTATGCACAGTTCTCTTCGTTCGAAATATTACACTGTTCTTTGGAGGTTGATCAACAAAATTGTCGTCGCTGTCACCGGTATCAGAGATTGTAGTTTTTGAAACCACGTTCACTCGTAATTGATTTACACTTGTACGCAAAGCACATTTTCGGCCCGTACTTAATAACTTGGAGTGCGATTTTCTGTACATGCTTTGAAACTCGACCTACAATATTTAGGATCAATTACACAATATTACACTTAGgagtgtaaacgagccgaacacgagcgagctggggtcggctcgtgttcgacgagctggctcgttaaagtatcgagccgaaacattcagctcgtgtttggctcgtttattaacgagccgaagacgagctggctcacgagccgAAACATTCAGCTCGTGTTTTTCCATGACGAGAGCATGCGATTATTACATATGTAGCCTTACCATCGGTCATTTTTGTTGACCTCTTTACAACTGCAAATTCTATTTCTTGTGCATAATgcttatagaaattaaaaaaggcatcaaaattgataaaagtCAGTCCAATTTCTGGTGCCGATATATTTACATCCCTAACCTCACTGTTTCTTTCTTCATCCatctcaaaaatattaaatccaaATAATCACTCAACTAAACAAATTTAAGTAAATTGCTCACCTGTAAGACATTATATAGAGTTGGAATActaaattagaataatagtgagCAGGAAAACTATTTGTCAAAATTTAGACATCTAAAGATTCTACTATGccctaaaaatatattatctattaacatataGATCATACATCAAATCAGTGatgaaattaatcaaataattcatcacaattaaaaataaataatttactaaaaaattaaatatctcaTACCTGGTTATATATGTGGCAGTGTACGAATCGTTGAGCTCGGGGTAAACCACGTCGTTCAATTTTGCCGCATTCTCGATTGTCGCCTCCGTACTTGCCGCGTCCAATTTGATCGCAGAATCCGCCTTCgcgcttctttctcttcctctcgttCTCCCTGTTTCTAGCAGAGCACAACTCCTCTCGCTCCCTCTCGCGCCAtgccctcgctctctctcgcgccCTGCTCCCACTCCCACTcgagctctcctctctctctcggtcgctcgctcgctcgcctctctctctttaggtcgctggctcgctcgctcgcctctctctctcagtcgCTGGcgcgctcgcctctctctctctttagctcgCTGGAGCCAAAAATTagggaaaaagaggaaaaaagtgAGGGGCTAAAATGTGGGAGTGAGGTtaacactgttttttttttttttttaaaccaagtTTATATCACCCGTTGAATCAAAGAGTTGTAGGATCTACAACTCAATATGGGGTGTATGGGTAGCACGACTCTTTAACCCCTCTCATTTGGTCCTTTTCCTCGTGTGTGAAATTTTTATACTCGGAACGCACCGCGAACGCGGCGGCGATGTACAGCGCGGCGGAGAAcgcggccgcggccgcggccgcggcggagCGAACCGCGTTTCGCGGCGCGGAGAAGCGATACAAGCTCTACAAAACCCTCCCTCACCGCCCCAAATCCAGGTCCCTACAAAACCCTAACAAAACCCTAATAAACCACCCTAGAATCCTCTTTCCTCTCCCCCCACTCCCTCCCTCGCTAGGGTTCGTGATGGTGTTTCGATCGCAGGAAGAGGACGACGACGGGGACCAAGCCCACGGATCTCTCGGACGTGGTCGATTTCAAAGCCGTTCTCGATGGCTTCGCGGGCGGGCGAGATCTTCCCCCCGGGATCCTGCGCTTCGATTGCGATGGATTCGATCGCCCCGTGTTTTGTATCGAGGATCGACCTGGTTTGTTGGTTTGGGTTTCAAAGTTCGTTGGTGTTTTGATGCTGTTTTTGTGTTGGATTTGAGAATTGTTCGTTGGTGGAGATCTAGGTTTAAATTAGTATATGGGCTATATGCTAGCAATTTTGAAGAATATGTTACGGATTAATGATTTATAGGGGCATATAAGgagatgtaattataaaattacagATTATTTCCGCGTCCTTCTTAGTTGGAAAGATTATGCTAGTTACAAGCTCTTACCAATTAGCATGAGAAAACCACTCGAATGAGTAAAGGACATTGATAAATGCAGTTTGAACGAGCGTAGAGCCGTAGATAATGGTTTAGTTGTGTTACTTTGTATGTTTGTGAGTCTCCAGCTAGATTGCGGTCTTCGATCGCCCCGTGTTTTGTTTCGAGGATCGACTTGGTTTGTTGATTTAGGTTTCAAATTTGTGTTTCGATGCTGTTTTTGCATTCGGATTTGATAATTATTCGTCGTGGATATCTAGGTTTAAATTGGAATGTGGGTTATATACTTCCAATTTTGAAGAATATGGATGGGTACTGATTAATGATTTATAGGAGCTTATAAGGAGATATAATTACAAAATTACAGTTTATTTCTTCATCCTTCTTAGTTGGAAAGATTATGCTAATTATTAGCTCTTACCAATTAGCATCAGAAAACCACTTGAATGAGTAAAGGACATTGATAAATGCAGTTTGAATAAGCGTAGAGCGGTAGATAATGGTTTTAGTTTTGTTACTTTGTATACGTAAGTCTTAAGCTAGAGGGTTAGAGCTTGAATCCATAGGAATTATAGGCGTGCCGGATTTATAGGTTCAGTTGTATCATGTACTCATATTTCTTAACTATACGCAAAAACTGTCAATTCTTAGTGCCTAGACGTAATCAAATTTGGTGATTTAGTATTTGGTAGGATGCAGGAGTGATTTGCATTTGTGTAGATGATAGTTCTAATAGGTTTAGAGGACTATAACATGCTATATTATAATCAGATATCAAAGGATGTTATTAGTTGAGTCAATTTTGTTTCTACAAGGAGTGGGAAAGAAATTGTTGCTCTACTTCTTTTACAGGATTTGTTTTGTTGCAAAATTCTACTGTTATCTCCTTCCAGTAATATGAAGTtattcctctattttttttcactatatgCAACCTATCTTGACATGAATCCCGTAACCTTAATTACTATTTGTTGAACATTATAGGAGGTATAATTTTCGTATTGGTGTAGGTGAATTATATAAATGACCATAGCTGAATCTAAATTATGAGATTTAATTGCTTTGTACTACCTTTGGCACCTGTTGCTTTGAATCGATGAACTGAAAATTGGATATTGAGGCATTCATTTGTAGCATTGAAAGTAGGATCTTTATGTTTGTTGCTTGTTGTTCTTCTGACTTATAATGCTTAGTATATCTGGTAAGTAATTTGTTCATGCCATCCTTGCTATgagatttttttattgaataaagTAGTTGAACTTTTTTCAACATCCGTACAATTTTTGTAAATCATAACTACTCAGCCCATTTATAGTcgaacttttgttttttttattattatttttcttttttataggatttttctTCATTCCCAGTGCCCTGACCATTGAAGAACAGTGCTACTGGATTAGGGAAAGCTTGGCAACCTTTCCTCAACCTCCCAATAGAGCTAATCTTACAGCAATATATGGCCCAATTTATGGTTTATTTAATGCTGCTCAAAATCAGAAGGTTTTGATTGAAACAGAAGATACAGATACACTTGTGGACCATGAACTGAATGGCAGTAAAAGTAGTCCGCATTCCCAGAAATTTCTATTTGCGGAAACTTCCGACGTGCATAGAGTAGAGACATGCAAATCAATAGCAGCATTAGCTCTTTTAAAGAAACTTCGTTGGAGCACGCTTGGTTTACAGTTTGACTGGTCTAAGGTACATAGGCTTTCGGTCACTTTTTATAATTGCTTTTTTAATTTGGTTATTTCTTTGGTAGTAGCATTAggacccgtttggttcggggataacaAACATTGGGATAAGTTTTCTTATTCCTGGAATAGCTTACTATTCCGGAATAGTcaggaataaaagtaaaattgtgtttggtttgtcATGCTGCTATTCTCAAGAATAATTTAAACTACGTTTGGTTAGTTTTGTGAAATAGTAGAGGATAGTGAAAAGAAGTGATGGCTGAATTTGATgtaaaatatgatttaataaaaataatttaataatttaataaaaataatttaataaaaacaatttattataaaaataatttaataaaaataatttattataaaaatgatttaataataataatttattgtaaaatatgatttagtacaaattattcattataaaaataaattttttcaaattctacTCCTGcttaaatataagaaaaataatttattataatatttaagtataatttattataataatttattttaatatttaagtacaaataatatgtattaatatagtacaattaataattttataataaaaaaatttattataatatataatatatcatgtctacataatttagtttatttcagcttataatattaataaagcttggaattaaactatagaatagcactattccacactattccaccaaaagggTGGAATAGTTTATCCCAAGCTTATTCCAGAATAATCGAGAATAGCTAGGTTTGACCAGGATATTTTATCCTAGACAAAAAAtgtcccgtttggcggaatagcggggataacttttgttatcccGCTTTATCCCCAAATCAAACAGACTAGGCTTTTAATCAGCCACTTTGTTGGACTGAATGATGGGACCATAGATATTGACCAATTGTTGTTAAAACAATGTggaaagataagaaaaatagcttcACTGGGGAGCTCCCCAACAATACCTCAGGAGCTCCCTATCCACTGTCATGTGTCAGTTTTGTCTCTATTCAAGGGTTATAATCCTTCCTTctagggttttgtttttttgggtttttgtattaaaaaacACAACAAATCTTTGAATGGAGACAAAACTAACACATGGCAGCGGATCGGGGACTCCCTTGTGAGGCGTTGTTGAGGAGCTCCCCACAGTAGTTTGCGAGGCGTTGTTGAGGAGCTCCCCACAGTAGTTTTATTCAAAACGATAAGCTCTAGAATCCTGAAAACGTTTGCAAATGTGTAATATCCTGGCAAGGATGTTTTATTGTGGTTAGGAGGCTATCTGTCATACTAGAAACATGCTCGATTTGTATTTTTGGGGGCGACTTTCAGATTTTCAAATAGTTGTTTGCTATTAAGTACCTTAAGTAATGACGTCTTATCCTTCAAATATGATTTCTCATTACCATGAAGTCGCCACATGCCTTGGTAAATATCCTGATTCTTGAGGAAAGCGGGCGCCTTCATTTTCATTATTGTCTTTATTTCTTTGGTCTTTGTGTATTAATGTCTTCATTCTTTCCAGCTTTTGGTAATTTGGTCAAGCATTATCGATTATTCTTTTTACTATCTCTGTAGCGCAACTATGATGTCTCTCTTCCGCACAACAAGATACCAGATGCTCTTTGTACACTTGCTAGGAAGATGGCAGTTCCTGCCTTACCATTTGGGGAGGATTTCCATCCAGAAGCTGCAATTGTGAACTATTTTGGTCCAAGTATACAATCGTCATTGagatttactctcttttttttcctttgttttttccTTACCTACCAATACAATAATCCCGGTAATGTTTGGTAGGCTTATTGCTAATAGACTGCtggaacagaaaaaaaaaattctttgttAGGGCTTTACATATGTATCTGTGCAAATATGCCCATGTAAAATCTCTATTGCAAATATACGAAGGTGCAGTTTCTTACTAAAATACCAGCATCTTAAGTTGCGCAATCATCCAATTTATGGTAGTAGTTTTGTTGGATTAGAAAAACTTCTTTGAAGTGGGCAATTTTTGTAATGCAAGCTATATAGGTAGGAATTTAGTTTTCTATTGTATATATGTTTATGTTATTTAACACATTCAATTTTAATAGGCGATATGCTTGGTGGCCACCTAGATGACATGGAATTAGATTGGACCAGACCAATTGTTAGCATAAGGTACTATTATTTTGCTGctcctgtaatttttttttttttttttttttagaatagcACCGGAACCGCATCATTCTGTATTTCTCCTTTTGCAGCCTGGGCTGCAAAGCTATATTTCTATTGGGAGGAAAGACTAGAGAGGATGTCCCAATCGCCATGTTCTTGCGCAGCGGCGACATTGTGCTGATGGCCGGGGAAGCAAGGGAATGCTTCCATGGTAAGTTTTGCCCTTGTTTTGTTGCACttacacttttttcttttttaactcaAATACTATGGCGAATGTTGGACCATTTGAAACATATACAtatgcgttttttttttttttctttttctgttttcaaTGTTGAGTTTGCAAGCTAGCCAACAATAACAAGCATAGATAAGTCTGCTCGTAGTTTTAAttaaatgtaattaaatgtagCCAAACAAGACTTAGTACctaatctaaatattttagtaaattggTCCTTCTCAGGCTGCTCGCTACCTTGGCCACTCCAATCAAGAATGTGTGATTTTGGTTGATTCATCTTCCTCTAACCTATTGAAGGCTAAAAATATCCATGTTTAATGTATATTTTGAACAATAATGTGAGAACTAATTGGTTAACTGTTCTCTTCGGCTGTATGTGGATATATTCCCATGTTATGTGGAATTATACTTGGCTTCTGCAAGGGCTCGTTCTGAAGTGTAATAATTAGCTGACTATATAGTTATGAATTGTACATAGCTATCGCTACCACCTCGGCAATTGTTCTATCATGAACTGCTATGAATCTTATTGGCTTGAATGGCTTCTATTTTACAGGAGTGCCAAGAATCTTCACGGACGATGACCATGCAGAGATCTCTGCAATTCTGTCACAATTTTCAGCTGAAGATGACCGTTGTTATGCAGACTATATTAGAAATTCAAGAATAAACATCAACATCCGACAGGTCAATTAGTACAGCACTTCTGTGCACAAGTTTGTATGCTGAAAAAGCCGGTTTTTCTTGTCTTAAACCCCCTAGTCAATCCCCATGTTGGATCTGGATGAAAGagtaaagagaagaaataggAGAGGAGAGCACAATTTTTCCCCAATGTGGAGCTACATAGTGTTTGAAGTGGGAGCGGAAATTTAAGG contains these protein-coding regions:
- the LOC109704418 gene encoding alpha-ketoglutarate-dependent dioxygenase alkB-like isoform X1; its protein translation is MYSAAENAAAAAAAAERTAFRGAEKRYKLYKTLPHRPKSRKRTTTGTKPTDLSDVVDFKAVLDGFAGGRDLPPGILRFDCDGFDRPVFCIEDRPGFFFIPSALTIEEQCYWIRESLATFPQPPNRANLTAIYGPIYGLFNAAQNQKVLIETEDTDTLVDHELNGSKSSPHSQKFLFAETSDVHRVETCKSIAALALLKKLRWSTLGLQFDWSKRNYDVSLPHNKIPDALCTLARKMAVPALPFGEDFHPEAAIVNYFGPSDMLGGHLDDMELDWTRPIVSISLGCKAIFLLGGKTREDVPIAMFLRSGDIVLMAGEARECFHGVPRIFTDDDHAEISAILSQFSAEDDRCYADYIRNSRININIRQVN
- the LOC109704418 gene encoding alpha-ketoglutarate-dependent dioxygenase alkB-like isoform X2, with translation MYSAAENAAAAAAAAERTAFRGAEKRYKLYKTLPHRPKSRKRTTTGTKPTDLSDVVDFKAVLDGFAGGRDLPPGILRFDCDGFDRPVFCIEDRPGFFFIPSALTIEEQCYWIRESLATFPQPPNRANLTAIYGPIYGLFNAAQNQKVLIETEDTDTLVDHELNGSKSSPHSQKFLFAETSDVHRVETCKSIAALALLKKLRWSTLGLQFDWSKRNYDVSLPHNKIPDALCTLARKMAVPALPFGEDFHPEAAIVNYFGPSDMLGGHLDDMELDWTRPIVSISLGCKAIFLLGGKTREDVPIAMFLRSGDIVLMAGEARECFHGCSLPWPLQSRMCDFG